One segment of Carya illinoinensis cultivar Pawnee chromosome 1, C.illinoinensisPawnee_v1, whole genome shotgun sequence DNA contains the following:
- the LOC122309750 gene encoding O-glucosyltransferase rumi homolog isoform X1, protein MGDYLDSVRSFCSRGGSGGAGFCCTGPFSAASPGKRWVLATVSAFFFVSLCISIFIYWNDVYDIAGNYFFKASPPPPLPPPPPRTPPRPTIKIDFPFNCSKRDPAITCPKFNQSVTSRTDKSSAVTCPQYTRWIQKDLRPWKMTGITRDMVDRARDFAHFRVVIVKGKVYVERYQNAFETRDVFTIWGIVQLLRLYPGKVPDLDLMFCCEDLPAILKREHSNVKHLPPVFHYCGDDKSYDIVFPDWSFWGWLEVNIKPWRIMLEALKESNNKTKWKDREPYAYWRGNPYVSARRGELMRCNLSEKQEWNARLYKEVKISYLLDWGVERREGFQHSNLEDQCTHRYKIYIEGRSWSVSEKYILACNSMTLLVDPNYYDFFTRSLVSKTHYWPIRTSHMCTDIKSAVDWGNNHTDKAQAIAETASKFIQEDLKMEFVYDYMFHLLSEYGKLFKYQPTIPPGAVEICSETTLACPGDGLWRKFMVDSMVTSPKTTLPCTIPS, encoded by the exons ATGGGAGATTATCTTGATTCAGTTCGCTCTTTTTGCTCCCGaggaggaagtggaggagcCGGCTTCTGTTGTACTGGTCCTTTCTCTGCTGCCTCTCCTGGAAAAAGATGGGTTCTTGCCACCGTTTCCGCCTTCTTCTTTGTCAGCCTCTGCATCAGCATCTTCATCTATTGGAATGATGTT TATGATATAGCAGGTAATTACTTCTTCAAggcctctcctcctcctcctcttccaccaccaccaccgcgTACTCCTCCAAGGCCCACTATCAAAATCGACTTCCCATTCAATTGCTCCAAAAGAGACCCAGCAATAACATGCCCAAAATTCAACCAGAGCGTGACATCTCGGACCGACAAATCGTCTGCAGTGACATGTCCCCAGTATACTCGGTGGATTCAAAAAGATCTTCGGCCGTGGAAGATGACGGGAATCACGAGGGACATGGTGGACAGAGCAAGAGATTTTGCACATTTTAGGGTGGTGATTGTGAAGGGAAAGGTGTATGTTGAGAGATACCAAAATGCGTTCGAAACTAGGGATGTTTTTACGATATGGGGGATTGTGCAGCTTCTGAGGTTGTACCCTGGGAAAGTACCGGACTTGGACCTGATGTTCTGCTGTGAAGACCTGCCGGCAATCTTAAAGAGAGAACATAGTAACGTCAAGCATCTGCCGCCAGTGTTTCATTATTGTGGAGATGACAAATCATACGACATCGTATTCCCTGATTGGTCCTTCTGGGGTTG GCTTGAGGTGAATATAAAGCCATGGAGGATTATGCTGGAGGCCTTAAAAGAAAGCAACAACAAGACCAAGTGGAAGGATAGAGAACCCTATGCTTATTGGAGAGGAAACCCTTATGTGTCTGCAAGAAGAGGAGAACTTATGAGATGCAATCTCTCTGAGAAACAAGAATGGAATGCTCGCCTCTATAAAGAAGTAAAAATCTCATATCTATTG GACTGGGGTGTGGAACGTCGAGAAGGATTCCAGCACTCCAATCTAGAAGATCAATGCACCCACAG atataaaatatacatagaAGGACGGTCATGGTCGGTGAGTGAGAAATACATATTGGCATGCAATTCCATGACCTTGCTAGTTGACCCCAATTACTATGACTTTTTCACAAGAAGCTTGGTTTCAAAGACACACTACTGGCCCATTAGAACCTCACATATGTGCACTGATATTAAGTCTGCCGTCGACTGGGGCAATAACCACACTGACAAG GCACAAGCTATTGCAGAAACGGCAAGCAAATTCATTCAAGAGGATTTGAAAATGGAATTCGTGTACGATTACATGTTTCACTTGCTAAGTGAATACGGAAAGCTCTTCAAATATCAACCGACAATTCCTCCAGGAGCAGTTGAGATATGTTCGGAAACAACATTGGCATGTCCAGGGGATGGTTTATGGAGAAAATTCATGGTGGACTCCATGGTGACGTCCCCTAAGACTACACTTCCTTGCACGATTCCTAGTTAA
- the LOC122309750 gene encoding O-glucosyltransferase rumi homolog isoform X2 — protein MGDYLDSVRSFCSRGGSGGAGFCCTGPFSAASPGKRWVLATVSAFFFVSLCISIFIYWNDVYDIAGNYFFKASPPPPLPPPPPRTPPRPTIKIDFPFNCSKRDPAITCPKFNQSVTSRTDKSSAVTCPQYTRWIQKDLRPWKMTGITRDMVDRARDFAHFRVVIVKGKVYVERYQNAFETRDVFTIWGIVQLLRLYPGKVPDLDLMFCCEDLPAILKREHSNVKHLPPVFHYCGDDKSYDIVFPDWSFWGWLEVNIKPWRIMLEALKESNNKTKWKDREPYAYWRGNPYVSARRGELMRCNLSEKQEWNARLYKEDWGVERREGFQHSNLEDQCTHRYKIYIEGRSWSVSEKYILACNSMTLLVDPNYYDFFTRSLVSKTHYWPIRTSHMCTDIKSAVDWGNNHTDKAQAIAETASKFIQEDLKMEFVYDYMFHLLSEYGKLFKYQPTIPPGAVEICSETTLACPGDGLWRKFMVDSMVTSPKTTLPCTIPS, from the exons ATGGGAGATTATCTTGATTCAGTTCGCTCTTTTTGCTCCCGaggaggaagtggaggagcCGGCTTCTGTTGTACTGGTCCTTTCTCTGCTGCCTCTCCTGGAAAAAGATGGGTTCTTGCCACCGTTTCCGCCTTCTTCTTTGTCAGCCTCTGCATCAGCATCTTCATCTATTGGAATGATGTT TATGATATAGCAGGTAATTACTTCTTCAAggcctctcctcctcctcctcttccaccaccaccaccgcgTACTCCTCCAAGGCCCACTATCAAAATCGACTTCCCATTCAATTGCTCCAAAAGAGACCCAGCAATAACATGCCCAAAATTCAACCAGAGCGTGACATCTCGGACCGACAAATCGTCTGCAGTGACATGTCCCCAGTATACTCGGTGGATTCAAAAAGATCTTCGGCCGTGGAAGATGACGGGAATCACGAGGGACATGGTGGACAGAGCAAGAGATTTTGCACATTTTAGGGTGGTGATTGTGAAGGGAAAGGTGTATGTTGAGAGATACCAAAATGCGTTCGAAACTAGGGATGTTTTTACGATATGGGGGATTGTGCAGCTTCTGAGGTTGTACCCTGGGAAAGTACCGGACTTGGACCTGATGTTCTGCTGTGAAGACCTGCCGGCAATCTTAAAGAGAGAACATAGTAACGTCAAGCATCTGCCGCCAGTGTTTCATTATTGTGGAGATGACAAATCATACGACATCGTATTCCCTGATTGGTCCTTCTGGGGTTG GCTTGAGGTGAATATAAAGCCATGGAGGATTATGCTGGAGGCCTTAAAAGAAAGCAACAACAAGACCAAGTGGAAGGATAGAGAACCCTATGCTTATTGGAGAGGAAACCCTTATGTGTCTGCAAGAAGAGGAGAACTTATGAGATGCAATCTCTCTGAGAAACAAGAATGGAATGCTCGCCTCTATAAAGAA GACTGGGGTGTGGAACGTCGAGAAGGATTCCAGCACTCCAATCTAGAAGATCAATGCACCCACAG atataaaatatacatagaAGGACGGTCATGGTCGGTGAGTGAGAAATACATATTGGCATGCAATTCCATGACCTTGCTAGTTGACCCCAATTACTATGACTTTTTCACAAGAAGCTTGGTTTCAAAGACACACTACTGGCCCATTAGAACCTCACATATGTGCACTGATATTAAGTCTGCCGTCGACTGGGGCAATAACCACACTGACAAG GCACAAGCTATTGCAGAAACGGCAAGCAAATTCATTCAAGAGGATTTGAAAATGGAATTCGTGTACGATTACATGTTTCACTTGCTAAGTGAATACGGAAAGCTCTTCAAATATCAACCGACAATTCCTCCAGGAGCAGTTGAGATATGTTCGGAAACAACATTGGCATGTCCAGGGGATGGTTTATGGAGAAAATTCATGGTGGACTCCATGGTGACGTCCCCTAAGACTACACTTCCTTGCACGATTCCTAGTTAA
- the LOC122309750 gene encoding O-glucosyltransferase rumi homolog isoform X3: MMLQYDIAGNYFFKASPPPPLPPPPPRTPPRPTIKIDFPFNCSKRDPAITCPKFNQSVTSRTDKSSAVTCPQYTRWIQKDLRPWKMTGITRDMVDRARDFAHFRVVIVKGKVYVERYQNAFETRDVFTIWGIVQLLRLYPGKVPDLDLMFCCEDLPAILKREHSNVKHLPPVFHYCGDDKSYDIVFPDWSFWGWLEVNIKPWRIMLEALKESNNKTKWKDREPYAYWRGNPYVSARRGELMRCNLSEKQEWNARLYKEVKISYLLDWGVERREGFQHSNLEDQCTHRYKIYIEGRSWSVSEKYILACNSMTLLVDPNYYDFFTRSLVSKTHYWPIRTSHMCTDIKSAVDWGNNHTDKAQAIAETASKFIQEDLKMEFVYDYMFHLLSEYGKLFKYQPTIPPGAVEICSETTLACPGDGLWRKFMVDSMVTSPKTTLPCTIPS, translated from the exons ATGATGTTGCAA TATGATATAGCAGGTAATTACTTCTTCAAggcctctcctcctcctcctcttccaccaccaccaccgcgTACTCCTCCAAGGCCCACTATCAAAATCGACTTCCCATTCAATTGCTCCAAAAGAGACCCAGCAATAACATGCCCAAAATTCAACCAGAGCGTGACATCTCGGACCGACAAATCGTCTGCAGTGACATGTCCCCAGTATACTCGGTGGATTCAAAAAGATCTTCGGCCGTGGAAGATGACGGGAATCACGAGGGACATGGTGGACAGAGCAAGAGATTTTGCACATTTTAGGGTGGTGATTGTGAAGGGAAAGGTGTATGTTGAGAGATACCAAAATGCGTTCGAAACTAGGGATGTTTTTACGATATGGGGGATTGTGCAGCTTCTGAGGTTGTACCCTGGGAAAGTACCGGACTTGGACCTGATGTTCTGCTGTGAAGACCTGCCGGCAATCTTAAAGAGAGAACATAGTAACGTCAAGCATCTGCCGCCAGTGTTTCATTATTGTGGAGATGACAAATCATACGACATCGTATTCCCTGATTGGTCCTTCTGGGGTTG GCTTGAGGTGAATATAAAGCCATGGAGGATTATGCTGGAGGCCTTAAAAGAAAGCAACAACAAGACCAAGTGGAAGGATAGAGAACCCTATGCTTATTGGAGAGGAAACCCTTATGTGTCTGCAAGAAGAGGAGAACTTATGAGATGCAATCTCTCTGAGAAACAAGAATGGAATGCTCGCCTCTATAAAGAAGTAAAAATCTCATATCTATTG GACTGGGGTGTGGAACGTCGAGAAGGATTCCAGCACTCCAATCTAGAAGATCAATGCACCCACAG atataaaatatacatagaAGGACGGTCATGGTCGGTGAGTGAGAAATACATATTGGCATGCAATTCCATGACCTTGCTAGTTGACCCCAATTACTATGACTTTTTCACAAGAAGCTTGGTTTCAAAGACACACTACTGGCCCATTAGAACCTCACATATGTGCACTGATATTAAGTCTGCCGTCGACTGGGGCAATAACCACACTGACAAG GCACAAGCTATTGCAGAAACGGCAAGCAAATTCATTCAAGAGGATTTGAAAATGGAATTCGTGTACGATTACATGTTTCACTTGCTAAGTGAATACGGAAAGCTCTTCAAATATCAACCGACAATTCCTCCAGGAGCAGTTGAGATATGTTCGGAAACAACATTGGCATGTCCAGGGGATGGTTTATGGAGAAAATTCATGGTGGACTCCATGGTGACGTCCCCTAAGACTACACTTCCTTGCACGATTCCTAGTTAA